In Idiomarina sp. PL1-037, a single genomic region encodes these proteins:
- a CDS encoding autotransporter assembly complex family protein yields MRYFRLILFSFSILFSELALASVEVEVSGVEGDEYTNVMALLQIARLDKDKSYADYRVRYLHRQATADIKKALRPYGYYQVEVNAQLETVDEGWSAAYQVELNDPVRIAKNMWEIQGDAAEDKAFDNIVDNSNLKEKQRFIHSSYEQVKSRLLSLASQRGYHDARFIKHNVEIDIAENTADIDVLFDSGKRYQYGQVTFEQDILDNELLHRFVPFERGEGYRTEKLSQLQVALGDSGYFSQVQVSPDWGSAKEHAVPISVSSEPNFRNQYQYGVGYGTDTGARISASLNRRWVNTQGHQLRGITQLSEVESRIGANYIIPGKNPQSDYYQIRAEAFDKDNEGQTNRLYRFGASSVVAMDKWRREYGLNWQRDDFEIGESSGTSQFLIPQASWNYMTADGRLNIDKGFRFDVTLKAASEALLSDADMASVELGFKAVVPVTENIRFLARAEAGATYIDDFDQLPPSLRFFAGGDNSVRGYAYEQLGPEDDTGTILGGRYLAVASAEIDYRFKENWRVALFTDIGNAMIEPNEKLKQSVGFGIRWISPIGSVRLDLAQAIDEPDKPWRLHFTLGPDL; encoded by the coding sequence ATGCGTTACTTTCGACTTATTCTTTTCAGTTTTAGCATACTTTTCAGTGAACTGGCTCTCGCTTCAGTTGAAGTTGAGGTCTCCGGCGTTGAGGGAGACGAGTACACCAATGTTATGGCGCTATTGCAAATAGCCCGTCTGGATAAAGACAAGAGTTATGCCGACTACAGAGTTAGATATCTGCACCGACAAGCCACTGCCGATATTAAAAAAGCACTCCGCCCTTATGGATATTATCAGGTTGAAGTGAATGCTCAATTAGAAACCGTTGACGAAGGTTGGTCAGCCGCCTATCAAGTTGAACTGAATGACCCAGTACGAATTGCTAAAAATATGTGGGAAATTCAGGGCGATGCAGCTGAAGATAAGGCGTTTGACAACATAGTAGATAATAGCAATCTCAAGGAAAAACAACGTTTTATTCATAGTAGTTACGAACAAGTTAAGTCCAGGTTACTATCATTAGCGAGTCAACGCGGCTATCACGATGCTCGCTTTATAAAACATAATGTCGAAATTGATATAGCAGAAAACACCGCTGATATAGACGTCCTTTTTGATTCCGGAAAACGCTACCAGTACGGTCAGGTCACTTTTGAACAAGATATACTTGACAATGAATTACTCCATCGTTTTGTTCCTTTTGAACGCGGTGAAGGCTACAGAACCGAGAAACTCAGTCAATTACAAGTGGCATTGGGTGACAGTGGATACTTTTCTCAAGTTCAGGTCAGTCCTGACTGGGGAAGCGCCAAAGAGCACGCAGTACCTATCTCTGTCAGTTCCGAACCTAACTTCAGAAACCAGTACCAATATGGTGTTGGCTACGGTACTGATACCGGGGCACGCATTAGTGCCAGCCTTAACCGCCGCTGGGTAAATACCCAAGGACATCAACTTCGGGGAATAACGCAATTATCTGAAGTAGAAAGCCGAATTGGCGCGAACTACATTATTCCGGGAAAAAACCCACAGTCAGATTACTACCAGATTCGGGCGGAAGCTTTTGATAAAGACAATGAAGGACAAACTAACCGACTCTATCGCTTTGGTGCATCCAGCGTTGTTGCAATGGATAAATGGCGACGCGAGTATGGGTTAAACTGGCAGCGTGATGACTTCGAAATTGGTGAAAGTTCAGGAACCAGTCAGTTTTTAATTCCACAGGCTAGTTGGAACTACATGACAGCCGATGGAAGGTTGAATATCGACAAAGGCTTTCGCTTTGATGTGACTTTAAAAGCAGCAAGTGAAGCACTATTGTCCGATGCCGATATGGCCAGCGTGGAACTTGGCTTTAAAGCGGTTGTCCCTGTTACAGAAAATATACGTTTTCTCGCCAGAGCCGAAGCCGGCGCTACCTATATAGATGATTTTGATCAGCTACCTCCCTCGCTACGCTTCTTCGCTGGGGGAGACAACAGCGTGCGCGGCTACGCTTATGAGCAATTAGGACCAGAAGACGATACAGGAACCATTTTGGGTGGCCGTTATTTGGCTGTTGCCAGCGCGGAAATTGATTATCGATTTAAGGAAAATTGGCGTGTCGCTTTATTCACAGATATTGGTAATGCCATGATTGAACCCAATGAAAAGCTTAAACAAAGTGTTGGATTCGGAATTCGCTGGATTTCTCCAATCGGCTCGGTTCGCCTGGATCTGGCCCAGGCAATAGATGAGCCAGATAAGCCCTGGCGCCTGCACTTTACTTTAGGCCCCGATTTATGA
- a CDS encoding translocation/assembly module TamB domain-containing protein, giving the protein MSIYRWLAITILVLVVLVPLLAVSLVGSEAGSRWILTQGQKYLAVDIQYKAFHGTLLNEFEFENFRFESETFSYTPDKLVINWAPLALLSGVIRIDNIESLGGEIRLRSAQSPSQDADSESSSIEDIEIELPLDVNLRNLLVKESRFFILENPSQELTIDASARVNADGQLNIRQLRMEHQYLTTAISGKTKLSYPFKSELENNTHVHSPDFPSLKVKTEITGDIRSLTTNSELSEGLVGEITAKIYNPLKKLSWQFDSNWQENNLTQWLASVGADQVELSLGGDIRGEGRLTQANIEPDITVTVNQQTMDIDGAVSYQDNIINFAPLNVHSKGDIQGQLTLQGNVSSLSTTPVIDTSVSWEEITYEPNGINSHEGRLQAKGELDELAINLSNKLSGLLEENLKLVTEAKLKPDSLSILSLELTHNDETVSGKAYINWKDNLSLTTDISGEYQQRTVNAEVKLRLSEPYLFVDQFNANWGAQSLVAEGALSPGKKLAWQVTSKDLSELSDVKGEVVATGDISGQLNQPKFEIGVNKFNLKHPDYNAISLNQPITAGFNYEDVTFNTTPVCLTYQGIGNPFCLKLEQQDKVISFDANAREVPLNLLQALVLPDVAYKLTGAISAEVAGSFDSENMTLQKLNGVINADNSQVVAGEEKVTLNQLSLTAKNRDNEGIDIGMTAVAEEIDFNLSGKLTIEEIAPDSPLSGKVSLNSKSLELLNLLAPQVDIGDGSTRAELNIAGYLNDPSASGTVNLNADRIIVLASGTLITQLNAKLTADANVGEFTVNANGKIGEGDVTIEGELNAFKRAGNLTINGKDLLILDTPDLLLVASPDISLKLEKDLVFIRGNLHLPKARITPVNLDQAATESADVTLKNVPKTPPLFSTNTDITLSLGEQVRVEALGFAGNLKGKLQITQQPDSAARGNGSIGVVSGDYEIYGQKLAIERGDLLFNGGPLDTPSLNLKVTRNIEKTGIDEQPPEKIGARVTGTISRPELSLFSTPPLPDSTILSYLLFGKPPGSQGDANNLELQAALLVGGRSAKFLTESIKDTFDLDEVSLDSETSDVNDTSLYIGKYLSPRLYVKYGIGLLEPTSTFILRYTLSERLLFESTSTTEGQGGDLIYTIETK; this is encoded by the coding sequence ATGAGCATTTATCGTTGGTTGGCCATTACAATTCTTGTTCTGGTTGTTTTAGTTCCTCTACTGGCTGTCAGCCTGGTTGGCAGTGAAGCTGGCAGCCGCTGGATACTAACTCAGGGACAAAAATATCTAGCGGTAGACATCCAGTACAAAGCATTTCATGGAACCCTGCTGAATGAATTTGAGTTTGAAAATTTTCGTTTTGAAAGCGAAACTTTTTCCTATACACCGGACAAGTTAGTCATAAACTGGGCTCCTTTAGCTTTGTTGTCCGGTGTTATCCGAATAGATAATATCGAAAGCCTTGGTGGCGAGATCCGTCTTCGTTCAGCTCAGAGTCCGAGTCAGGATGCTGATTCTGAATCCTCCTCTATTGAGGACATAGAAATTGAGCTGCCTTTAGATGTCAATTTGCGGAACTTGCTGGTTAAGGAAAGCCGTTTTTTTATTTTAGAAAACCCTTCGCAGGAACTAACGATTGACGCATCAGCCAGAGTTAATGCAGATGGCCAGCTTAATATCAGACAGCTTCGTATGGAGCACCAATACCTAACCACCGCGATTTCCGGAAAAACTAAATTATCTTACCCTTTTAAAAGCGAGCTTGAGAATAACACCCATGTGCACTCACCAGACTTCCCTTCTCTTAAAGTAAAAACGGAGATAACTGGCGACATTCGGTCTCTGACGACAAATAGTGAGCTGTCCGAGGGACTTGTGGGTGAAATTACCGCTAAAATCTATAACCCTTTGAAGAAGCTTAGTTGGCAATTTGACAGTAATTGGCAGGAAAATAACCTGACCCAATGGCTGGCAAGTGTCGGAGCCGACCAGGTTGAACTGAGTTTAGGCGGAGATATACGTGGTGAAGGCCGATTAACACAAGCCAATATAGAGCCTGACATAACTGTCACAGTTAACCAACAGACAATGGATATCGACGGAGCCGTTAGCTATCAAGACAACATAATAAACTTCGCACCACTCAATGTGCATTCTAAAGGCGATATCCAGGGACAGTTAACCTTGCAGGGAAACGTTTCTTCACTATCTACGACTCCGGTAATTGATACTTCAGTAAGCTGGGAAGAAATAACCTACGAACCAAACGGTATCAACAGCCACGAAGGCCGGTTACAGGCCAAAGGCGAACTGGATGAACTTGCAATTAATTTAAGCAACAAGCTGTCTGGCCTGCTGGAAGAAAACTTAAAGCTTGTTACTGAAGCTAAACTTAAGCCTGACAGCCTAAGTATCTTAAGTCTGGAACTTACTCATAATGATGAAACTGTCAGTGGCAAGGCCTATATCAATTGGAAAGACAATCTATCTTTAACTACGGATATTTCGGGTGAATATCAACAGCGGACGGTCAATGCAGAAGTGAAACTGCGTTTGTCAGAGCCCTACTTATTTGTTGATCAGTTCAATGCTAACTGGGGAGCGCAGTCGCTTGTAGCTGAAGGGGCGCTCAGCCCCGGCAAAAAACTCGCCTGGCAAGTAACGTCTAAAGATTTAAGCGAACTCTCTGACGTTAAAGGCGAGGTTGTAGCTACCGGTGATATTAGTGGGCAACTAAACCAACCAAAGTTTGAAATAGGCGTTAATAAATTCAACCTGAAGCATCCTGACTACAATGCTATTAGCTTAAACCAACCTATAACAGCAGGTTTTAACTATGAAGACGTCACGTTCAATACTACGCCAGTCTGTCTTACTTACCAGGGGATAGGTAATCCCTTCTGCCTTAAATTAGAACAGCAGGACAAGGTAATAAGTTTCGATGCTAATGCCAGAGAAGTTCCGCTGAACTTACTGCAGGCTCTTGTATTACCCGACGTCGCTTACAAGCTAACGGGAGCCATATCAGCTGAGGTTGCCGGTTCTTTCGATTCTGAAAATATGACGTTGCAGAAGCTTAACGGAGTTATTAACGCTGATAACAGCCAAGTGGTGGCCGGTGAAGAAAAAGTGACTTTAAATCAGCTTAGCTTAACCGCCAAAAACCGTGATAACGAAGGTATCGATATTGGAATGACGGCGGTAGCTGAGGAAATAGATTTTAACCTATCAGGGAAACTTACTATCGAAGAAATAGCTCCTGACAGCCCTCTTTCCGGAAAGGTTTCATTAAATTCTAAAAGTTTAGAGTTGCTGAATTTATTAGCGCCGCAAGTGGATATTGGCGATGGGAGTACACGCGCTGAACTCAATATTGCAGGCTATTTAAATGATCCAAGTGCTTCAGGAACAGTTAACCTTAACGCAGACAGAATCATTGTACTAGCCAGTGGCACATTAATTACTCAGCTAAATGCAAAACTAACGGCAGACGCAAATGTTGGCGAATTTACAGTTAATGCAAACGGAAAAATCGGCGAAGGCGATGTTACTATTGAGGGTGAGCTCAATGCGTTTAAGCGAGCAGGTAACCTAACCATAAATGGTAAAGACCTATTAATTTTAGATACCCCGGATCTTCTCCTTGTTGCATCACCTGATATTTCTCTAAAGCTTGAGAAAGATCTTGTGTTCATTAGGGGCAATTTACATCTACCTAAAGCTCGAATAACGCCAGTGAATTTAGATCAAGCTGCCACGGAGTCGGCTGACGTTACTTTAAAGAATGTACCCAAAACTCCTCCTTTGTTTTCTACTAATACAGATATAACACTAAGTTTAGGAGAACAAGTTCGTGTCGAGGCTTTGGGTTTTGCCGGTAACTTAAAAGGTAAACTACAGATTACACAACAACCCGATTCCGCTGCACGAGGTAACGGCAGCATAGGAGTCGTATCCGGTGATTACGAAATTTACGGACAAAAACTGGCTATTGAACGCGGTGACCTGCTATTTAACGGAGGTCCTTTAGATACCCCATCTCTAAACCTTAAAGTTACACGTAATATTGAAAAAACAGGTATCGACGAGCAACCGCCTGAGAAAATAGGAGCTCGAGTTACCGGTACTATAAGCCGACCTGAATTAAGCCTTTTTTCAACACCGCCTCTTCCCGACAGTACTATCCTCTCGTACCTGTTATTCGGAAAGCCGCCAGGTAGCCAGGGAGATGCAAATAACCTCGAGCTGCAGGCCGCATTATTAGTTGGTGGCCGTAGCGCCAAGTTTCTAACCGAAAGCATAAAAGACACTTTTGATTTAGATGAAGTGTCACTGGATTCTGAAACCAGTGATGTCAATGATACCTCTTTGTATATAGGTAAATACCTCTCTCCTCGTCTGTACGTTAAATATGGAATAGGTTTACTAGAACCAACTTCTACTTTCATATTGCGTTACACACTGTCTGAGAGATTACTTTTTGAATCGACCTCAACCACTGAAGGTCAAGGTGGCGATTTAATATATACTATCGAAACTAAATAA